One Pithys albifrons albifrons isolate INPA30051 chromosome 17, PitAlb_v1, whole genome shotgun sequence genomic window carries:
- the NIPSNAP1 gene encoding protein NipSnap homolog 1: MAAGARGGSAALRRLRGAGAAPGRARGYSREAEGSWFRSLFVHKVDPRKDAHSNLLSKRETSNLYKIQFHNVKPECLETYNKLTEEVLPKLHSDPDYPCDLVGNWNTWYGEQDQAVHLWRFSGGYPALMDCMNKLRQNKEYLDFRKERSRMLLSRRNQLLLEFSFWNEPQPRQGPNIYELRTYKLKPGTMIEWGNNWARAIKYRQENQEAVGGFFSQIGELYVVHHLWAYKDLQSREETRNAAWRKRGWDENVYYTVPLIRTMESRIMIPLKISPLQ, translated from the exons ATGGCGGCGGGAGCGCGCGGCGGGAGCGCGGCGCTGCGGCGGCTTCGGGGCGCGGGCGCGGCCCCGGGGCGCGCGCG GGGGTACTCCCGGGAGGCCGAGGGCAGCTGGTTCCGCTCCCTCTTCGTCCACAAGGTGGATCCGCGCAAGGACGCACATTCCAACCTCCTCTCCAAGAGGGAGACCAGCAACCTCTACAAGATCCAGT ttcACAACGTGAAGCCGGAATGCCTGGAAACCTACAACAAGCTGAC AGAGGAGGTGCTGCCCAAGCTCCACTCGGACCCCGACTACCCCTGTGACCTGGTGGGCAACTGGAACACCTGGTATGGAGAGCAGGACCAGGCAG TGCACCTGTGGCGCTTCTCGGGCGGGTACCCGGCGCTCATGGACTGCATGAACAAGCTGAGGCAGAACAAG GAGTACCTGGACTTCCGCAAGGAGAGGAGCCGGATGCTGCTGTCCCGCAGGaaccagctgctcctggagtTCAGCTTCTGGAACGAGCCCCAGCCCCGGCAGGGACCAAACATCTACGAGCTCAGGACCTACAAGCTGAAG CCAGGGACCATGATTGAATGGGGCAACAACTG GGCTCGGGCCATCAAGTACCGGCAGGAGAACCAGGAGGCAGTCGGGGGGTTCTTCTCCCAGATCGGGGAGCTGTACGTGGTGCATCACCTCTGGG cctaCAAGGACCTGCAGTCCCGGGAGGAGACGAGGAACGCGGCCTGGAGGAAGAGAGGCTGGGATGAGAACGTGTATTACACGG TCCCGCTGATCCGGACCATGGAATCACGGATAATGATTCCCCTGAAGATCTCCCCCCTGCAGTGA
- the THOC5 gene encoding THO complex subunit 5 yields MSSESSKKRKPKVIRSDVPPEGKRGKGDADQDVRYYSEESEVDLRDPIKDYELYRETCQELQRLMAEIQELKSRGIKENAAEIDERRVQSCVHFMTLKKLNRLAHIRLKKGRDQTHEAKQKVDAYHLQLQNLLYEVMHLQKEITKCLEFKSKHEEIELVSLEEFYREAPPEISRPAITLAEPHQQTLARLDWELEQRKRLAEKYKECLTSKEKILKEIEVKKEYLSSLQPRLNSIMQASLPVQEYLFMPFDQAHKQYETARHLPPPLYVLFVQASAYGQACDKKLVVAIEGSVEEAKALYKPPEDSQDDESDSDAEEEQTTKRRRPTLGVQLDDKRKEMLKRHPLSVTIDLKCKDENVLHLTFHYLMNLNVMTVKAKVTTAMEMTTAISAGDLLSPDSLLNCLYPGDHGRKTPNPANQFQFDKVGIVTLSDYVSELGHPYVWVQKLGGLHFPKDQPQHTVAADNSLSASHMELTVKLLRSRLQSRLALHKQFASLEHGVVPVSSECQQLFPTKIVSRLVKWTAIPYEDYAELPYTKDVIEAGLAEDTHLYYMALIERGTAKLQAAVVLNPGYSTLPPVFSLCLNWKGERNSSNDDNIRAMESEVNVHYKELWGPKPGYQLLTNQLQRLCMVLDVYLETEPHDPSVEGPKEFPQEKMCLRLVRGPLRLKPFKFNYPQGFFSHR; encoded by the exons ATGTCCTCGGAGTCCAGCAAGAAGAGGAAGCCCAAGGTGATCCGCTCGGATGTGCCACCGGAGGGGAAACGGGGCAAGGGCGACGCTGACCAG GATGTCAGGTACTACAGTGAGGAGAGTGAGGTGGATCTGCGGGACCCCATCAAGGACTATGAGCTCTACAGGGAGACCTGCCAGGAGCTCCAGAGGCTCATGGCAGAGATCCAGGAGCTGAAGAGCCGGGGCATCAAGGAAAAC GCCGCGGAGATCGACGAGCGGCGCGTTCAGAGCTGTGTCCACTTCATGACCCTGAAGAAGCTGAACCGCCTGGCTCACATCCGGCTCAAGAAGGGCAGGGACCAGACCCACGAG GCCAAGCAGAAGGTGGATGCGTAtcacctgcagctccagaaCCTGCTCTACGAGGTGATGCACCTGCAGAAGGAGATCACCAAGTGCCTGGAGTTCAA GTCCAAGCACGAGGAGATTGAGCTGGTGAGCCTGGAGGAGTTCTACAGGGAGGCCCCCCCTGAAATCAGCCGCCCTGCCATCACCCTGGCAGAGCCCCACCAGCAGACCCTGGCCCGCCTGGactgggagctggagcagcgCAAGAG gctggcagagaAGTACAAGGAATGCCTGACCAGCAAGGAGAAGATCCTGAAGGAGATTGAGGTGAAGAAGGAATATCTGAGCAGCCTCCAGCCTCGGCTCAACAGCATCATGCAG GCCTCCCTGCCTGTCCAGGAATACCTGTTCATGCCCTTCGACCAGGCACACAAGCAGTACGAGACCGCCCGGCACCTCCCGCCGCCTCTCTACGTCCTCTTTGTCCAAGCCAGCGCCTACGGACAGGCCTGTG ATAAGAAGCTGGTGGTGGCCATTGAAGGGAGTGTGGAGGAAGCCAAGGCCCTGTACAAGCCACCTGAGGACTCCCAGG ATGACGAGAGCGATTCCGAcgcagaggaggagcagaccaCG AAGCGGCGCAGGCCCACCCTGGGGGTGCAGCTGGACGACAAGCGCAAGGAGATGCTGAAGAGACACCCTTTGTCTGTCACCATCGACCTGAAGTGCAAAG ATGAGAACGTGCTGCACCTGACCTTCCACTACCTGATGAACCTCAACGTCATGACAGTGAAGGCCAAGGTGACCACGGCCATGGAGATGACCACGGCCATCAGTGCTGG ggacctgctgtccccagaCTCCCTCCTCAACTGCCTCTACCCAGGAGACCACGGGAGGAAAACGCCCAACCCAGCCAACCAGTTCCAGTTTGATAAAGTGGG CATCGTGACCTTGAGTGACTACGTGTCAGAGCTGGGGCACCCCTACGTGTGGGTGCAGAAGCTGGGTGGTCTGCACTTCCCCAAGGACCAGCCTCAG CACACGGTGGCTGCAGACAACTCTCTGAGCGCCAGCCACATGGAGCTGACAGTGAAGCTGCTGCGGAGCCGCCTCCAGTCCCGCCTGGCCCTGCACAAGCAGTTCGCCTCCCTgg AGCACGGGGTCGTGCCGGTGTCCAGCGAGTGCCAGCAGCTCTTCCCAACCAAGATCGTGTCCCGCCTGGTGAAGTGGACGGCCATTCCCTATGAGGACTATGCT GAGCTGCCCTACACCAAGGATGTGATAGAGGCTGGCTTGGCTGAGGACACTCACCTCTACTACATGGCCCTCATAGAGAGGGGAACAG ccaagctCCAGGCAGCTGTGGTCCTGAATCCTGGTTATTCCACACTCCCACCCGTCTTCAGCCTGTGCCTGAACTGGAAGGGGGAGCGGAACAGCAGCAACGACGACAACATCCGG GCCATGGAGAGCGAGGTCAATGTGCACTACAAGGAGCTGTGGGGGCCCAAACCAGGCTACCAGCTCCTGACCAACCAGCTGCAGCGCCTGTGCATGGTGCTGGACGTGTACCTGGAGACAGAGCCCCACGACCCCAGCGTGGAGGGGCCCAAGGAGTTCCCCCAGGAGAAGATGTGCCTGCGCCTGGTCAG gGGTCCCCTGCGCCTGAAGCCCTTCAAGTTCAACTACCCTCAGGGGTTCTTCAGCCATCGCTGA
- the LOC139680105 gene encoding uncharacterized protein, with the protein MSTPGKGKVEEPKEKVEELERKKEEKVKESEKEPKEEKEPEQEKEPEEEKEPKEEKEPKEEKEPKEEKEPKEKAEEPQKKVKEPKEEKEPQKKKESQKKVKEPKKEKQKEPKTKVKPNDEPKAKQNPRKAQVLSSNEGTAPEPVPATGKK; encoded by the exons ATGTCAACCCCAGGAAAGGGGAAGGTGGAGGAGCCCAAGGAGAAGGTGGAGGAACTCGAGAGGAAGAAG GAAGAGAAGGTGAAAGAGTCCGAGAAGGAGCccaaggaggagaaggagcccgagcaggagaaggagcccgaggaggagaaggagcccaaggaggagaaggagcccaaggaggagaaggagcccaaggaggagaaggagcccaaggagaaggcagaggagcCCCAGAAGAAGGTGAAGGAGCccaaggaggagaaggagccccAGAAGAAGAAGGAGTCCCAGAAGAAGGTGAAGGAGCCCaagaaggagaagcagaaggagCCCAAAACTAAAGTAAAACCCAATGATGAGCCCAAAGCCAAACAGAACCCCCGCAAGGCCCAGGTCCTCTCCAGCAAtgagggcacagccccagagccagTGCCTGCCACAGGGAAGAAGTGA